The sequence TAGATCCGCTTTCGCTCACCACTACTCGCGGAATCACGGTTGTTTTCTCTTCCTGCGGGTAATGAGATGTTTCACTTCCCCGCGTTCCCTCCAACCACCCTATATATTCAGATGGTGGTGACAGGACTTAGCATCCTGCCGGGTTCCCCCATTCGGAAATCCTCGGATCACAGCTCGGTTGACAGCTCCCCGAGGCATATCGCAGCCTCCCACGTCCTTCATCGGCTCCTGGTGCCAAGGCATCCACCGTGCGCCCTTACTAACTTGGCCACAAAGATGCTCGCGTCCACTGTGCAGTTCTCAAAGAACGGACGACCCCAACCACCAAACCCAGACCCACCCCCACCGGGGCGGTATCACAGAGTGATCGGTCCGTACCGCAGCCAGCCCCCGAACCCTCTCTCACAGAGGGCCGGGGGCTCCATGGCCACCGAAGAAGCTTCCGCTCCCTCAGGACCCAACAGCGCACCACACGACACCACCCACCAGACGACCGGCCCGTTCCACCCCCACCCCCACGGCAAACCGCAGAAACAAGGAGTACTAGCCACCAGCCACCCAGAACAGGCAGCATCTCGAAGTCAGCATTCCACGCCAGTGAGCAACCGTCCGGCATGAACATCCGGAAACGGCATGCGCTCCTTAGAAAGGAGGTGATCCAGCCGCACCTTCCGGTACGGCTACCTTGTTACGACTTCGTCCTAATCGCCGGTCCCACCTTCGACGGCTCCCTCCACAAGGGTTGGGCCACCGGCTTCGGGTGTTACCGACTTTCATGACGTGACGGGCGGTGTGTACAAGGCCCGGGAACGTATTCACCGCAGCAATGCTGATCTGCGATTACTAGCGACTCCGACTTCACGGGGTCGAGTTGCAGACCCCGATCCGAACTGAGACCGGCTTTTTGGGATTCGCTCCACCTCGCGGTATCGCAGCCCATTGTACCGGCCATTGTAGCATGTGTGCAGCCCAGGACGTAAGGGGCATGATGACTTGACGTCATCCCCACCTTCCTCCGAGTTGACCCCGGCAGTCTCCTATGAGTCCCCGGCCGAACCGCTGGCAACATAGGACAAGGGTTGCGCTCGTTGCGGGACTTAACCCAACATCTCACGACACGAGCTGACGACAGCCATGCACCACCTGTGCGGGACCCCGAAGGACCCCCCATCTCTGGAGGATTTCCCCGCATGTCAAGCCCTGGTAAGGTTCTTCGCGTTGCATCGAATTAAGCCACATGCTCCGCCGCTTGTGCGGGCCCCCGTCAATTCCTTTGAGTTTTAGCCTTGCGGCCGTACTCCCCAGGCGGGGCGCTTAATGCGTTAGCTGCGGCACGGAGGCCGTGGAAGGTCCCCCACACCTAGCACCCAACGTTTACGGCGTGGACTACCAGGGTATCTAATCCTGTTCGCTCCCCACGCTTTCGCTCCTTAGCGTCAGTTCCGGCCCAGAGACCCGCCTTCGCCACCGGTGTTCCTCCTGATATCTGCGCATTTCACCGCTACACCAGGAATTCCAGTCTCCCCTACCGGACTCTAGCCTGCCCGTATCGACTGCAGGCCCGGGGTTGAGCCCCGGGTTTTCACAGCCGACGCGACAAGCCGCCTACGAGCTCTTTACGCCCAATAATTCCGGACAACGCTTGCACCCTACGTATTACCGCGGCTGCTGGCACGTAGTTGGCCGGTGCTTCTTCTGCAGGTACCGTCACTTTCGCTTCGTCCCTGCTGAAAGAGGTTTACAACCCGAAGGCCGTCATCCCTCACGCGGCGTCGCTGCGTCAGGCTTTCGCCCATTGCGCAATATTCCCCACTGCTGCCTCCCGTAGGAGTCTGGGCCGTGTCTCAGTCCCAGTGTGGCCGGTCGCCCTCTCAGGCCGGCTACCCGTCGTCGCCTTGGTAGGCCGTCACCCCACCAACAAGCTGATAGGCCGCGGGCCCATCCCAGACCGATAAATCTTTCCACACCACCAGATGCCCGAAGATGTGAATATTCGGCATTAGCCCCGGTTTCCCGGAGTTATTCCAAAGTCTGGGGCAGGTTGCCCACGTGTTACTCACCCGTTCGCCGCTGACCCGAAGGTCCGCTCGACTTGCATGTGTTAAGCACGCCGCCAGCGTTCGTCCTGAGCCAGGATCAAACTCTCCATCGATGCTTGAACTCCCCGATGGGAGATGCCCTGACATAAAAAACGAGATCGTAGAAAATCCCGCCATATGCCAAAGGAATTACAAAACCACCTGCAGACAACACCAACCCAAACCCCCCAAAAGGAGAGCCCAGACCAGCGCCACCCACAGACGGGGTTATATGGCACTGACTTCTATGGCACGCTGTTGAGTTCTCAAGGAGCGGACGCATGAACCGGCTGGACACTCTGTCGGAGTGCTTCACCGGCGCGTTCCGGTTGTTACCGGACTCACGCTACCACTTTGCCGGCCGAGGCCGGCGAGGCGTTTTCGACTTTACCGGAACCGGTTACCCGGGCCGCTGTGTCGATCGCACCTTACGGAGCTTCGCGAGAGGCTGTCAAATCCCGCCGCTGGCTGGATTTGGTGCCGCTCTCGCCGTGTCCGAGAACTTACCAGATGGCCTTTCGCGCTGGTCTTGCGACCCGCGGCGAGCCATTTCCGGATGTGTCCTCGAAGCGAGATCCCGTGTCGGTTCTCTCCGACTTGCGTCGGTGAACCGCCACCTGCTGGACCTGAAGAACCGTACCCCATCCCCTTTTCGCCGGTCTCATCGGGGCCCGATGTCACGGTGCGCCTGCGATGTCGCCAGCCCGGTTGGCCGGGACTGATCCCGGCCGGTGAGGCGAGACGTAACGTTACACCCAGGCAAACCCGGTATGACGGGCGGCTGCTGTGACGGTCCGCACCCGCCCCGGCCGGCGTGGCCCAGCCCCTGCTCCGGGTACCCGCGCCGACTGGTCCGGGGTACGACGGCCGTGCCGGACGCCGACCCACCGCGGGGCCCGGGACGTCGCGGCAGTGCCCTCTCCGGCGGGCGACGGGCGGTGGCCGGGCCCAGAGCCAGGCGGTGGCCGGACGACCGGGCACCGCGGACCCGCCACTCGGGCGGCTGCGGCGTTTCCCGGGTACCCAGGACGGATTGGCGTGAACCGGTCGCCTAGAGTCGGGCCTCCCGGGCTCGTGACCACCGCCGACGAGCGGACCGGCCGGCTCACGCCGTGACGGCGACCTGTCCGGCGCCGTCGACGGCCGCGGCCCGGCGCTACGAGCGGTCAACGCTGACCGGATGGCGACGAGCGAACGGACCAGGATTCCCGATGAGCGACGGCGTGACTTCCTACGTACGCACCAACCGGGCGCGCTGGAACGAGATCTCCGACGACTACCAGCGTTTCAACGCGCCGCGGATACGAGGCCAGGCATTCACCGGCGACGTGGCGTGGGGCCTGTGGGGACTACCCGAGTCGGAGCTGGACATCTTCGGCGAGGTGGCCGGTCTCGACATTCTGGAGATGGGCTGCGGCGGCAGCCAGTGGTCGACGGCGCTCGCTCGCCGCGGCGCGAACGCCGTGGGTCTGGACCTGTCCGAGCGCCAGCTGACCCACAGCCGTGAGCTGCAGCAGGAGACCGGGCTGACCTTCCCGCTCGTCCAGGCGAGCGCCGAGGAGGTCCCCTTCGCGGACCGGTCCTTTCACATCGTCTTCGCCGACCACGGAGCTTTCTCCTTTGCCGACCCGACCCGGGCGATTCCCGAGGCGGCGCGCATTCTGCGGCCGGGTGGGCTGCTGGCGTTCAGCCACATCAGCCCGCTCTACGAGATCACCGTCGCGCAGGGCGGGGACCACGCGAGCCGCGGCCTGGTGCGTGACTACTTCAATCTGCGCCTTTTCACCGACGCCGACGGCCTCGTCAGCGCGAACCTCCCGTACGGCGAGTGGATCCGGCTGTTCCGGTCCTGTGGCCTGCTCGTCGAGGACCTGCTGGAGACGCGGCCGAAGGCGGACCCGAGCCTGACCGGGCGTCAACGCGCCGACAACGAGTGGGCCCGCCGCTGGCCGTCGGAGTGCATCTGGCGGCTGCGCCGGTCCGCCTTCTGACCACCGGGGACCCAACGGCCCGCCGCCGGCTTCTACAGGCCGGCGCCGACTCAGGCGAAGACGATCGTCGTGTTGCTGTGCACGATGACCCGGTCCTCCAGATGCCAGCCGACGGCCCGGGCGAGCACCGCGCGCTCCACATGACGGCCGATCCGGCGTAGATCCGCGACCTGGTGGCGATGGTCCACCCGCTCGATGTCCTGCTCGATGATCGGCCCGGCGTCCAGGTCAGCGGTCACGTAGTGCGCCGTCGCGCCGATGAGCTTCACTCCGCGTCTGGCCGCGGCGCCGTACGGGTCGGCGCCGACGAAGGCCGGCAGGAAGCTGTGGTGGATGTTGATGACCCGGTCCGGGTACGCGGCGAGGAACCGGGGCGTGAGGATCTGCATGTACCGGGCGAGCACGACCAGGTCCACCTCGCCGTCGAGCAACGCCAGAGCCCGGGACTCGGCCTCGTCGCGGGTGGTCGACGTCACCGGCACGTGGTGGAACGGGATACCCCAGTCCGTCGCGGCCGAGCGCAGGTCGTCGTGGTTGGAGACGACCATCCGGACGTCCATCGCCAGCTCGCCCGCATGGGTGCGCCAGAGCAGCTCCTGCAACGCGTGGTCGGCCTTCGACACGAAGATCGCGACCCGGTGCCGGGCGGCCGGAGTGGTCACCCGCCAGCGCATCCCGCCCCCCATCGCGGGCTCGGCGGCGATGGTGGCGAGCCCGTCCTCGATCGCGGCCAGGCCGCTCACGAGCTCCTCCCGGTGGAACTCGATCCGCAGGAAGAAGGTGCCGCCGAACGGGTCGGTCGAGTACTGCTGCAGCTCCGTGATGTTCGCGCCGTGCCGGAAGAGCAGGCCCGAGATGGCCGCGACGATCCCCGGCCGGTCCGGGCAGGTGACGAGCACCCGTCCGACGTCCCGGTACCGCTCGGCATGCGCCGCCACCGCGGCCGCCGGGACCAGAACCCGAGCCGGCCCGCGCGTGCCATCACCGTCGGTCACCGGACGATGATGTCCCGGACCGGCCCGGCGGGCGAGCCCACCACGGGCCGGCGCGTCGAGCCGACAGGCGCCCACGTCGTCCAAGGTCGTCCCGCGACCGGGGGACGACGCCGGTGGGTCAGTGCCCGGGACGCGGCGCGACGAGTAGCGACTGCGCGCCGATCGCGACCGGGCCGGATCGGTCCGAGAGCACCGAGGTCGCCAGTCCGGCGCCACCGGGAGTGATCGTGGTGGTGGCGTCGAGGCAGATCCACTCGCCGGCCGGCTCGCGGTGGATGTGCACCGTCAGCTCCGGGTTGATGAAGTACGTCGACGCGAAGTCCGTCTCACTGGAGATCCCGTTGCCGTTGTCGGCCAGGGCGAGCAGCCGCTGCACCGGGCTGAGCTCCTCGCCGGCGACGAGCGGCACGCGCAGCCGGCCCCACAGCGCGGCCGGGCCGGGGACGGTCATCCGGCCCCGGCCGGCGGACCGCCACTCGATCGCGCTCGGGAAGCCGGGGATCACGCCGGCCGGCGGGATCCGCGCCGGACCCTCAGGGAACGGAGGCGGTGCCGGGTGGCGCGGCGGGACGGCGGCGCCGGTGGCACGCCGGACCCGCCAGGCGGTGCCCCGGGCGACGTCCCGGCCGCCGGCCGTGAGCACCGCCTCGACCAGCTCGACGCTGCGCCCCGGCCTGGTGACCTCGCAGCGCAGGGTCAGCTCGCCCACGGGGACCGGGCCGAGCAGCTCGGTGGTGAACCGGGCGATCACCATCTCCGGCCGCGGGGCGGTGTGCTCGACGGCGCGTACCAGCAGCGCGCTCGGCGGCCCGCCATGCTGGGCGCTCGGGTCCCAGGGGCCGGCGGTGTGGGCGGTCGCGAGCCACCGGCCCCCGCCGAGCTCGACGTAAAGGCTCTCGGCCTGGCCGACCGGCCCGTCGGCCACCCCGTCGGGACTGTCGGCCGGTCCGCCGGGACCCTCGACGGCCTGTTCCACCGTCCGCGCACTGCTTTCGCCCACAAGCCGACCGTACACAGGCCGTTCGGCCCATGGGTCGTGAGGCGAACAGGCCGAGGTCGCGGGATCGCTGGTAGCGGTTTCGGAACCGGCTACGCGGGTTAGCTGGTTCCTGAGGGGACAGCGACGCCCCCGGACCAGGAGGATTGGCCATGAGCACTGGCGGCGAGGCGCGGCGGATTGTCGCCGGGATCGACGGGTCTGCGGGGTCGGTGGAGGCGCTGCGCTGGGCGGCCCGGGAGGCAGAGCTGCGCGGCGCCGACCTGCTGGTGGTGCTGGCGTGGCAGGTGCCGGTCGGCAGCCCCTACGTGCCGACCGTGCCGCTGGACGCGCAGACCCTGGAGGACAGCGCCAAGCAGACGCTCGAGCACGCGCTCAGCGAGGTGTTCGGCGCGAAGCTGCCGGACGGGGTGAGCGCCGAGATCCGTCAGGGGCCGGCGTCGGCCGTGCTGATCGAGGCCGGCAAGGAGGCCGACCTGCTGATCGTCGGCTCACGTGGGCACGGCGGTCTCGTCGGGGCGCTGCTGGGCTCGGTCAGCACGGCGATCGTGCACCACGCGCACTGCCCGGTGCTCGTCGTCCGCGAGCCACCCCGCGAGGGGTGATCGGTTCCGGGCCGGCCTTCCAGCGGCTGTGCCGGCCCGGCATACCCCTGGTGACCTGCGCCGTTTCGCGCCGCGGCAGCTGTGCGGCGGCGCTACCGCTCCGCTACGCCCGCCACGGTCCGGACAATCGCTGTCCCATCGCGTGGTTGGCCGATTACGGTTGCACCGTCCAGAACCGGAGATCGGCCGCGGGGTGATGGCGCATGACGTCGAACGAACAGGCCGGGCAGGGCCCGAGCACGCCGGCCGGGCCGGCGGTCGGCATCGACTTCGGCACGACGAACTCGGCCGTCGGCATCTTCCAGGACGGCCGGGTCCGGCTGGTCCCGAACGCCGAGGGCACGCTGGCCACCCCCAGCGTGGTCGCCTTCACGGCGGACGGGCCGCCCCTGATCGGCGCCGCCGCGGTGCGCCAGGCTGTCACCAACCCCGAGCACACGATCCGGTCCGTGAAGCTCAGGCTGGGCACCGACTGGTCCCACGAGCACGACGGCACCCGCTACTCGGCCGAGGAGATCGCGGCGCTGCTCCTGAAGCGGCTGCACGCGGACGTGCAGGAATACACCGGAAGCGCGATCGGCAGCGCCGTCCTGACGGTTCCGGCCTACTTCAGCCACGTGCAGCGCCGCGCGCTGGAAGAGGCCGCGCGGATGGCCGGCATCGAGGTGGCCCTGATCGTCAGCGAGCCGACCGCCACCGCCATCGCCCACGGCCTGCACCGGGCCCAGGAGGAACGCAGCCTGGTCTTCGACCTCGGCGGCGGCACGTTCGACGTCTCCCTGGTGGAGATCGGCGCCGGCGTGTGCGAGGTGAAGGCCACCGCGGGCGACAACCACCTCGGCGGCGACAACTGGGACCAGGCCCTCGTCGACCATCTCGTCGAGCGGATCCGGGACGACCACGGCGTGGACGTGAGCGGCGACCCGAAGGCGCTCGCCCGGCTGCGGGAGGCGGCCGAGACGGCCAGGATCGACCTGTCGGCCGCGACGACGGCGCACGTCTTCCTGCCCTACCTGGCCGGTGCCGGCGGCGACGCCGTGCACCTGGATCTGACGCTCGGCCGGGACGAGCTCGAGACGATCACCCAGTCGATCCTGGAGCGCTGCCGTGATCCGTTCGAGCGGGTCTTACGCGACGGCGCGATGCGGACCATCGAGATCGACCACGTGATCCTGGTGGGCGGCGCGGCCCGGATGCCGGCGGTCGGCGCCTTCGTCCAGAAACTCGCCGGGCAGCCGCCGCACCGGACCATCTCCGAAGGCGTGGTGACCGGCGCGGCCCTGCAGGCCGCCGGCCTCGTCGGACAGGTCAAGAACCTGCGGCTCCACGACGTCATCCCGGCCTCGGTCGGCGTCGAGCAGGTGGGCGGGCTCTACCTGCCGATCATCGTGCGCAACACCACCATCCCCACCCGTCGCCGCCAGATCCTGACGACGACCGTCGACAACCAGCGCTCCGTGACCGTGCTGGTCGTGGAGTCCGAGGAGGACCGGGCCGGCCGCGACGACGCCCTCGCGCTCGCCCGCCTCGACGTGACCGGCCTGGCGCCCGCACCCGCCTTCGCGCACCGGATCGACGTCCTGTTCGACGTCGACGCCGGCGGCACCCTGCGGGTCACCGCGACCGACCTGGGCACGGGGCGGACCGAGACCAGGGTCATCGACCGGGACAGCGCACGTGAGGCCGGCCGCGCACGCCGGCCGGCCGCGATCGACGGCCGCGACCTGGACGACCTCCCGATCGTCACCAGCAACGTCTCCTACCCGCTGGGCATCGAGATCTCCGGCGGCCGGTTCCACGAGATCATCACCGCGAACCAGTCCGTCCCGGTCCGCGAGTCGGTCCTCGTGACGAACGCCTCGACCGACCAGCGGGCGATCACCGTGCACGTCGTGGAGAACGGCGGCCGGTTCGTGCCCGGCGGCACCTTCCGGCGGGTCCGGCGCTTCGAGCTGACCGGCCTCGCGGCGACGGACCCCCGGACGGCCCGCGTCGAGATCGTCCTCGCCGTCGACCGGCGCCGCCAGCTCACCATCCACGCCCGCGACCTCGCCTCCGGCAGCGACCACACCGAACGCGTCGACCTCGCCCAGACCTTCCAGGACCCGGTCAGCCTCACCGGCTCAGCCCCCGGCCTCCCACTGGTCTTCTAGAGCCGCCGCCGGCGGGGACCGCCGTTCAGGCGTCCCATGATCGCCGTTTTGGCCCTCCCACGGTCGCAAATCCGCGGCGATTACAGCCACGCGAGGGCGAAAACAGCGATCTTGCCAGCCGCGGCGCGGGGCGGGGCGGGCCCAGCCTGGTCAGATGCCGCGCTGGGCGACCGGCAGCGGGGGCAATGGGAGCGGGAGGGCGGGCAGGCCGTCGATGCTCTCGCCGTTGAAGTCCTTGCGCGCGCAGTAGGCGGCGAACTCGTCGTCGCTCTTGCGGCCGAAGTACTCGGCGTGGGTCGAGCGGTCGCCGGCGTATTCCAGGTTCGGCACCTTGTACCCGCAGCTGTCGCTGACCTGCTCCGCGGCCACCACCACGACGGCCCGCACGCTCGGCTGACCGGGATTCGGGAACCGGGCCAGCAGTTCGGGGAACCGCGGGTCGTCCCGGAACACCGGCTCGCCGTGCCCGTGCACCCGCACGATCTTCGGTGGCCCGGAGAACGCGCACAACATCAGGGTGATCCGGCCGTTCTCCCGCAGGTGCGCGATCGTCTCCGCGTGGCTGCCACCGAGATCGAGATAGGCCACCGTGTGCTCGTCGAACACGGCGAACGTGTCCGCCCCGCCCTTGGGCGACAGGTTCACCCGCCCGTCGCCGCTCAGCGGCGCGGTCGCCACGAAGAACACCGGCTGCGCCTCGACGAACGCCCGCAGCCGCCCGTCGATCCCGTCATAGACCTTGCCCATGCCCCGAGTGTCCGCCGACCGGGGCGGCCGGTCACTCGGGTTTGCGCCACAGGAGCCTCGGCGCGGGACCTCCCGGCCCCGGGCGGCGCGGTGTCGGCTACGCGATGTTCGTCGGGGATCGTTTGGGGGGAAAGAGATCCTGGCGGACCGAAGTCCGTCGGGAACGCGTGGCCCGAGCGCTGACTGTCGGGTGGAGCAGGAAGGGATTCGAGCGTGGATCACAGCTTGGGCACCGTGGCACTGGTGATCCTCATCGGGCTCGGTCTTGTCGTGCTCGCGATGGTCGTCAGCGGCGCGTTCGTGCTGGTGAAGTACCGGGTGCCGCTGCGCGGAGTCGTCGCGGCGGTGGGCGCCCTCGCCTATCTGGTCTCCCCCGTCGACGCCATCCCCGAGATCATCTTCGGGCCGTTCGGCTACATCGACGACGGCGGCGTCCTGGTGGCCGTCGCCTTCTACATCTCCAAGCTGGTCGCGGCCCGCCGCGCGGCCGTCTCGGGGCATCCGGGGATCGAGGCGTCGCCCAGCCGCCGCCGGCGCCGCGGCTAGGCCGTTCTCCCGGGTCGGCCGAGGGACTCAGCGGCCGGGTCCGCCTCTGCGGCTGGCGAGGCTGGCGAGGTAGGCGTTGTACTGGTCGAACTCGTCGTCGTCGCCGCTGTCCATCCGGGCGTCCTTCGCGCGGGCCCGCCGTTCGTCGGTGCGGGCCCACTGGAAGACCAGCACGGCGATGACGGCGACGCCGGGCAGCTCGCCGAAGCTCCACGCCATGCCGCCGCCGAGGTGCTGGTCGGTCAGCGGTGAGGCTCCCCAGCTCCGGGTCAGCAGCGAGTAGTACGAGCTGCCGATCACGCTGCCGGACATCATCAGGATGATCCCGAAGAACGTGTGCACGGCCGACGCCGTGAACAGCAGGATGATCCGGGCCGGGTGGCTCGGCCGCTTCGGGCCCGGGTCGACGCCGATCAGGACCCAGAAGAACAGGTAGCCGACGACCAGGAAGTGGACCATCATCGCCAGGTGCGCGAGGTGGTTGCGCAGCACCCAGCCGAACAGCGGCGTCAGGTACAGCACGTAGAGCGACACCGAGTACAGCGCCCAGGCGACCAGCGGGTTGCCGATGAACGCCAGCCAGCGGCTGTTCACCATCCGCAGCAGCCAGGCCCTGGCGCTGCGGGTCGTCCCGGTCACGCCGGTCGGCAGCGCGCGCAGCGCCAGCGTCACGGGCGCGCCCAGGTTCAGCAGGATCGGCGCGAGCATCATCAACAGCAGGTGCTGGACCATGTGGACGCTGAACAGCACCCGGCCGTAGCGGCCCAGGCCGCTGCTCGTCGCGAACGCGATGACGGCCATCCCGCACACCCAGCTCACCGTCCGGCCGATCGGCCAGGGCGCGCCCGCGCGGCGCTGCCGGACCGCGCCGACGAGGTAGAACCAGGTACCGAGCGCGACGATCGTGCCGAAGAGCAGGTCGGGCCTGGCCTCCGTGAAGATCCGGGCGATGCTGATCGCCGGTGGCATCGGGTAGCCGAGGATCGCGACGACCGGGTTGTCCGAGGTGGCGCCGTCGGCGGCGGCCGGCGTCGGCGTGCGAGACAGGCCCGCGCCGAGCGCGATCGCGACCCCCATCAGGGTGACCTCGGCGGCGCCGAGGCGCAGGAAGGGCCGGCGCGCGTCGACCAGGGTGGCCCGATCCACCAGGGCGACCATGTCCCCCGGCGCGGCCGCGTTCCCGGGAGCAGCCGCGTTCCCGGGAGCAGCCGCGTTCCCGGGGGCGGTTCGGCTCGCCGGTGCGGCGGTTCCGGCGGCGAGCCGGCGGATCGTGAACTGGCGGTGGGCGGCGCCGCAGCCCGCGAGCAGCACCAGCGCGACCGTCTTCGCGATCACCAGGTTGCCGTACCGGCTGTCGAACAGGGCGTCGAACGCGACGACCCGCACGTAGGCGTTGACGAGGCCGCTGATCGTGACGACGACCAGGCACAGCCCCGCGATCGCGCTGTACCGGCGGACGGCGGTCAGCAGCTCGGGCCCGGCGAGGGAACGACCGCCGAGCAGCAACGCGGCGAGCCCGCCGACCCAGGCGGACACCGACAGGACGTGCAGGCCGCCGCTGACCGTCGCGAGGTCGTGGCCGCCGGAACCGTGCGCGTGCCCGGTCATCGCGACCGGCAGCAGCGCGAACAGCGCGATCGCCGTCAGCCACGCACAGGTGTCGAGCCTGCGGGCCACCCCGGCGCCGACGGCGATCGCGAACGCGATCGCGGCGACGATGAGCAGCGCCCGCGGCTGCGGCACCGCGTCGATCACGTTGCCGACGTCGTGGGCCGTGAGGGCCGCCGGCAACGGCTTGCCGATCAGGTCGGACACGGTGAAGGCGAACTGGGCCAGCGACGCGACGCACCAGACCCAGGCGGTGACGGACGCCCAGCGCAGCATCCGCCGGCCCGCCGCGCCCGGCTTGCCGCCGGCCGCGGGGAACAGGAACGCGGCGGCCAGCAGCGCGCCGACGGTGCCGACCCCGGCCGCGTCGCACAGCAGCCGGCTGACCGGCAGCCCCCACCCGGTGACCAGCCCCGGATCGGCCCCGGCCAGGTCCGCCGGCAGCCGCTTCGGCGCCGCGCCACCGAACTCCAGGACGATGATCAGAGTCGCCAGCATCGCGACGCCGCCCGCGACCACTCCGGCGACGACGGGCCACCGCCCATCGGAACCGCCGCCCGGCAGGCCCGACGCGGTGCCCTCCTGCCGCGTGGCCTGGTCCGGCACGTCCGGCGCGCCGGTGGTCGGCACCGACCCGGCCGTCGGCGGGACGACCGTCGCCGCGCCGGGCCGCACGCCGTCGACCGGCGTGGACACGACGGTCGACGCGTGGTCAGGCTCCATCGGTGCCCCCCTGCCCGCGGCGGGCCCGAAGGGCGATCACCGCACCGCTGACGACGACGAGCGCGCCGACGCCGACGGCGATACCCACCGCCAGGCCGGCGGACGACCCGCCCTTGTCCTGCGACGTCGCCCCTGTGCCGGGCAACGTGGTCCCGGGCAACGCGGCCCCGCCACTGGCCGGGGCGCCGGGCGCGGGCGGTGTGGCCGCCGCGGCCGTAGGCGACGAACCGGACCCTACGTCACCGGTCGCGGTGAACGTGACCTGCCCTGACACCGGGTGGCCGTCCGCGGAGACGATCCGGTAGGACAGGCGGTAGACCCCGGCGGGACGGTGCTCCGCGAGCCGCTGGGTGACGATCGCCCCGTCCAGGACGGCGTCCCCGACGCCCGCGTTGCTCCCACCCGGCCCCTCGACGGCCACGGCGCCCAGGCCGAGCAGGTGCTGCGCGAACGTCAGCCGGATCTGGTCGGGCGCGGTCGGGACGGTCGAGCCGTCCGCCGGACTGCTCGACAGGAGCCGGGTGTGCGCGGACGCGGGCGCAGCGGCGGCGACCAGCGCGACCAGCGCCAGGCCGAGGCCGGCCAGCCCGGCCCCGACCCGCCGGCCCAGGGCGAGGCCGGGCCGGCTGCCGTCTTTCGGTGCACGCATCGCGCGTCTCCCACCCGCCGCCAGGCACCCCCGGCGCGCGGCGGTCGGGCCGCGACGCCGCCGGTCACGCCCGGGCTCTGCTTCTCCGTGACATGGCTTCTACGTCACGTCGAAGATACTCGGACGGCGAGCCTCGCCCGACGGCCTGGCCGGCCCCGCCCGGCTCCGGTCAGCTCGGGCCGGTGGCGACCGGGCGGGTCGGGTCGGCGGACCACTCGGACCAGGAGCCCGGATAGAGGGCGGCGTCGATACCCGCCACGGCGAGGGCCGCGATCTCGTGGGCGGCGGTGACCCCGGAGCCGCAGTAGACGCCGACGACGCCGGTGCCCTCGCCCACGCCGAGGGCGGCGAAGCGTGCGCGCAGCACCCGCGGTGGCAGGAACCGGCCAGCCTCGTCGAGGTTGGCCGCGGTCGGTGCGCCGCGGGCGCCGGGGATGTGGCCGGCCTTCGGGTCGACCGGCTCGACCTCGCCGCGATAGCGCTCGCCGGCCCGGGCGTCGAGCAGCGTTCCCTCGACGGCGAGCTGGGCGGCCCCGTCGGCGTCGATCGTCGGCAGCGCGCCGCCGCGCAGGGTCACGTCGCCCGCGGGCGGGACGACGTCGCCACGTTCCAGCGGGAATCCGGCCGAGCGCCAGGCGGCCAGCGCGCCGTCGAGCAGCCGCACCTGGGTGACGCCGGCCCAGCGCAGCAGCCACCACGCCCGG is a genomic window of Pseudofrankia inefficax containing:
- a CDS encoding cytochrome c oxidase assembly protein; this encodes MEPDHASTVVSTPVDGVRPGAATVVPPTAGSVPTTGAPDVPDQATRQEGTASGLPGGGSDGRWPVVAGVVAGGVAMLATLIIVLEFGGAAPKRLPADLAGADPGLVTGWGLPVSRLLCDAAGVGTVGALLAAAFLFPAAGGKPGAAGRRMLRWASVTAWVWCVASLAQFAFTVSDLIGKPLPAALTAHDVGNVIDAVPQPRALLIVAAIAFAIAVGAGVARRLDTCAWLTAIALFALLPVAMTGHAHGSGGHDLATVSGGLHVLSVSAWVGGLAALLLGGRSLAGPELLTAVRRYSAIAGLCLVVVTISGLVNAYVRVVAFDALFDSRYGNLVIAKTVALVLLAGCGAAHRQFTIRRLAAGTAAPASRTAPGNAAAPGNAAAPGNAAAPGDMVALVDRATLVDARRPFLRLGAAEVTLMGVAIALGAGLSRTPTPAAADGATSDNPVVAILGYPMPPAISIARIFTEARPDLLFGTIVALGTWFYLVGAVRQRRAGAPWPIGRTVSWVCGMAVIAFATSSGLGRYGRVLFSVHMVQHLLLMMLAPILLNLGAPVTLALRALPTGVTGTTRSARAWLLRMVNSRWLAFIGNPLVAWALYSVSLYVLYLTPLFGWVLRNHLAHLAMMVHFLVVGYLFFWVLIGVDPGPKRPSHPARIILLFTASAVHTFFGIILMMSGSVIGSSYYSLLTRSWGASPLTDQHLGGGMAWSFGELPGVAVIAVLVFQWARTDERRARAKDARMDSGDDDEFDQYNAYLASLASRRGGPGR
- a CDS encoding copper resistance CopC family protein — its product is MRAPKDGSRPGLALGRRVGAGLAGLGLALVALVAAAAPASAHTRLLSSSPADGSTVPTAPDQIRLTFAQHLLGLGAVAVEGPGGSNAGVGDAVLDGAIVTQRLAEHRPAGVYRLSYRIVSADGHPVSGQVTFTATGDVGSGSSPTAAAATPPAPGAPASGGAALPGTTLPGTGATSQDKGGSSAGLAVGIAVGVGALVVVSGAVIALRARRGQGGTDGA